The sequence below is a genomic window from Eleginops maclovinus isolate JMC-PN-2008 ecotype Puerto Natales chromosome 20, JC_Emac_rtc_rv5, whole genome shotgun sequence.
CCACTCAAAAAGCAAAATCCTGCAAGTACATTAGCTTCACACAAGCCTCACATTTCAAGTGTTTCTAAGGGATTTGAGTTTGTGAGACTACTAATTAGTGTTGCATTATACAGTATTAGTAGTTATTAGTCAACTTACCCGTCTACAGTAAGCCCGCATACCTTTCTTTCTAgactgcacacactcacagcacaCTCAATGTGTGTTACCAGAGGTTTCAACAAATTGTTAGCTGGAGAGCTGCAAGTACAAACAATAGCCATGTCTACTTTGGGGCAGTAgttttaaggggggggggggggggggggggaatggcTGTCAGTGTTGCCAACTTGGAGACTGTTGCACTGTAGATTAAGCGACTTTTAGAGCTTGTGTTGCTAGCTACTTTCATTGGATTTGAGTTGGCAAAGTGGGCTCTTTTCTACAGTTGAACAACTCAATCTCTAGCATTCACTTGCTGGCTTCTCCAATTATACACACCCTGACTTTTTCCAATTGGCACAAACCAGTCAGTTCAGTAGGTCAACTAGCTAGAGTTAGCATAGCAAGCTGTGGCCACAGTAACTTTGCTAAAGTTAGACAGACAAGGGGCTGTGGTTGCTCCGCCTCCATTTGACCAGCAGAAAGATGCACCATTGTGCAAAGTAAAGTTATACATTTTCTACTCAAACTGCTATACCACATGGGTAAATAAATCGGTATCAAAGGCAATTGAAAACGTTCAAGAGTGTGCTGGCAGTGACAGTTCAATACATCTACATCATATGCAAAAAAGCTGACAAAAACAGGCAAGGAAAACTTTTACCCGCTCACATTTCAAGGTGGTTTAGTTTTTGGTTTCGCTGCTGCAAAGTCACCTTGAGTTTTACTTTTAGCCTAGCAACACATTTAGTAACTTATTCAGACTAATAGGGAAAAGCAAGAAGCATTATTACTTCTTCTTTTATGGCAAAGCCAATTGTGATTTCTTTGTAGTTGTATTGTACTgtttaaaaaagataataataggTCACAATATCCAGTAAATGTTCATCTTACACAATATTCAAAGTGATATTTTAATGCTATCATTTTAAGGAAGTGGTGTGTTCACCTATGTCTCTGTACTGCTGGCATTTTGAGTCTTTTATAAATAGAATTCAACATCCTCTGGAGCGCtcttacattttaagaaaatggATAACATTTGATCGATAACTGTTATTTCTAAAACAGATGTAAAAGTTGTACAAGGCCCTGATAAGCATGGTGCTTCCTGTTGTGATAAAAGTTTCCCTCCAGCTGCAGATAATtagttttttcctctctttttatcttttgaTGTCTATTTAGTCTCTGACTTTTCTTTACAAAGCCATCATTTACTCTATAATGGACTAAATCACTTGTCCTCTATCTCTCCACCCACAATCCTCTAATGGCTGCCGACATTTCTAACTGAGGGAAACTCATCCCTGAGGGTGTTGTCAAGACGACTGCATCTCTAACGGTGACTGTGGTGACACCGTAGCAACCAGGGACTCCAGTATATTCAGGGTTCATTAGAGTTGGAGGTGATCGTAATGTcaagcagctgcagaggagCTCCAGGCGACAAACATCTCAACTACAGACAGAGTGTTCTGAAAAGTTTAAACCTGAGCTGACTGACAGTTTGCTGACTTTCAGTTTATCTACACTGACTCAACATCCATAAGACCACTCAGGCCTATTTTTATAAATTCCTTTGTCCCCCGCCTGAATCTGTCTGATAGAGACGGGGCGGATTAGACAAGAATAGAAAAAATTATAATCCTTCAATTGAATTTCATCTCCTTTTTCAAAACACCTGATTATGTAAAGGGTATCTGCGAGTGTGTAAACATCCAAACCGTCACACTGAGGTGGGGGAAGCTGTTTGGgattgtcatttttttaaaataacccggatatgttttatgttttttaccATACAGACGCAAATATCACATGTCAGAGAGATGTGGCGCTGACGTTTGTTTCATTCAGCAAATCAAACGCCCCACTTTGTTTTGTGACTCCTAAGCTtgtgggaggtgtgtgtgtgtgtgtgtgtgtgtgtgtgtgtgtgtgtgtgggggggggggggcttctttataaaaaaagggTCTGGAGGTCACACCTGAAATCAGTTTAGTGTCTGATCATCAGAGGAGCTGCTGTCATCAACAGGGCCAATTAATGTAAGTATAGAGAGAGATCTTAACTTCaattcttttcatttctatgACTTATTGTATACAATGTTTTAGGGTCACACTCTGGGTTCACTTCTATTTTAAGTTACTTTGGTAAATGTGATGTGTTATGTTGAAATTCTCCATCTGTGTTCATCAAACTGCTTTTGCattatttaaggttatttaagTGTGAAAGTATAATTTCAAAGTCTGTGTGAtgcaatttcagttttttaaatcaatttaagaTGTATGTCAGATTTATCtttcaaagaaaagaaattCACAGGATTAAGATAAAATCAAACGAAATGGTAATTGGGTAATAGAAAATCTGAATTCTATACTTGATAGAATGATGACTGTActcttattattatcattgtaaTCATAAAATGTACAGTTAGTTTGGCATCTATCATCTTTGCATATCCTATTTAATATAACTATCAcaatgtgtgcatttatttcttGCACtaacaatattatttaatataataattagaATATCAGCAATTAAATTGCTctttttacagtatatatatttctcTTACATTGTGTTTACTCTAAAGTTACTACTATGTGCCTACAATTAGCACCCAGGGAACATTTGGATGCAAAAATAGCATTTTACAGCATATTTAACAGATTTTATTGTCATTGGATACATCCTGAGCTTCAGGCACTTCATTTCCAGATCCATGAGTTAGACCTTAGGTAATTGAACTGAATTGAAGGATGGAtagaagcaaacacacacagagttctATCCTAgatttaaaatcttttttagAATCGTTATACGCATTGGATTGGTCAGCTTACTCATCCACTACTCCGAGAAATGTGTTGTATCATTGTGGTACCAAATACGATTGTTGTTATATTTAGATTCAAGGGATGCTTATCCATTTTCAGGGGGCTAATCTGTCAAGTGATTTATGCATGGGAAAAAACAGCAGTAGATTATGTGTTATCTGTAACAAAATATGCAAACTAAAGAGCTGTTTTTTGTGGGTTTGAcaatttaccttttttattttcttaaatcttgTGAATGGTTGCACTCTTTCAGAAATCCAAAGGTTTTTCAAATATAACAGCAGAAgttggaaaatgtgtcttttctgGACCAGGTGACAACCGATATACAAATGCAACCAATGATCAGGGGTTATTACATTTCTCTACTTTTTCCCCTCTAAATCCAGAGCTTTGAGGGTtgttcttgctgtttttgtttcagaagaTGCGGATGTCCCACAGATCTGTGCAGTGGCTCGCTGTCATGcttctctttatttttacagcCGCTCGGTGTCAACAGAACGAGAGGTGAGACTCCTGTTCCCATCtaatttattattgatatttttacaTGATGCAAAATTGTGAATGTGCAACAACTTATGAAACTTTATTCAAGATGTATGTAATGGAGGAAgataacatatatattatatttaaacagaaaatcatagcaaaacataaaaatgtccACAAAAATAATCTATAACAAAATCAGAAATGACTTTTTTCAGTGCAACATGAAACCATTAAATGAATTGTTTGTATCACTATACATCACTTTGTATATACGAGGGATGCATGTCTTCTGAGGATTTTTATTATAACAGGGCTTTACTAACTTGAAATTTCAAgcaccttttgtttttttaatgtaaaaaagcacttttcttatattatttattataatttaacaTATCAAATCCTAATCATTATGCCTGTACATATCCTATATCCTattgaataataatatttctttaCTCTAATATTGATTAGAACTAGCATTTCCATATAgatattttataatgttgtttGTAACTAATttataaaacgtttttttctccGATTCACTGTAGGCCTACTTGTTGTGCTTGCTTTTACAGTAGatattatgtgtatttttgtacatGAGCAATTCAAAAGGTGAAATTCATCAAATGGCCAATAAAGCTGATTCCTTGGTAACTACATTGAACTTGCCTCTGTATGTATTTTGAATCCGACTGACTGTATACTTGGATATAATACCTGCAGTCTTTCTCCTTCCACTCCCTGCAGCCGTCGAGCTGTGAGCGAGCACCAGCTGATGCATGACCGCGGACGAAGCATCCAGAGTCTTAAGAGGCTAATTTGGCTGTCCAGCGCCATCGAGGGTCTCCACACAGACCAGACCCGCTCCGCTGCTTTCAACCCCACAAAGACCCTGAACATGGCTCTGAATCCAGCGCTGGTGTCTGGGGCCGGGAGCCCACAGCACACCCGGGTGCAGAGCCTTCTGAGAGACTTCTTTAATCCCTACCTGACCCAACAGTCGGACAGGGAGGCCTAACATCACTGTAATGCTCAAACATGGAGCCACTGCACACATATATAAAAAGTTAATATGTTTTCTGTGTCCATTCTTTGTCTTAAGACACTATTCAGCTGCAGATGTGTCCAAATGTCGTGATGTATAATCGAGGGCTgggcgatttaaaaaaaaaaaatcatgttctCGCATGGGggatttacaataaaaataaaaataaactacaaaaaaatCAAGCAAGACAGATACAAAACCGAAATATTTACACCTTATGTGCAACACAGAGCTTGGGCCTGACTTGTTAGTCTTGAGGAGTTGCTTTTTAACAGTTTCGAGTCGCAACCCCCTAGACTTATTAGGATGGTGTCACAACCCCTAactcccccccccgcccccaacGGGGGTCCCAACCCGAGGTTGAAAACCATTGGATACAATATATCTCCTCCCCTTGAAGTTTAGCAAGTTTCCTGGATTTATCATGATTATATATGATTTGATCCCATAGACAATATTGCTGTTTGAGGTTATACTAAaccaaatacattaaaaaatgtaaaggtcTGTCTGGAGACATTTATCACTTTCTGACTCTGGAAAAGGGGGGAAAGGTTTTCCCccaaactatatactgtatttgacCTGTTGAACTGTTGCATTAATTTGTATGTTGCATTTGACTTCTGTAGATGTTTAACGTTGTCCAACTGTTAGCTGCTTTTAAAGTTGATTGGTAATTGAGTCTACGgcaatgcatcatattttattcatatgcTCGTAGATTGTTGCTGTCCTGAGAACCACGTCCAAAAAGTCAACTGTTCATTATCTTTGAAATCAACCCtttatacgtttttttttaatccagcTGAACACTTTTCTTAACACATAGGCTAAAGACTAACAATTTATTCTTCAACCTATCATATAGGAGATACATGGTTTTCATTGCATAggatggaaatggaaaaaatggTAATCTAAATTAAGCTAAAGAAACTGAAGCTGTCAGAcaactgtacttgagtaaaattatAAAGttgcattaaatataaatactcaagtgaagtatGAATATGTACTTAAATACATTACTCAGGTCAACCCCACCACTCTTGAGAACTTCTTCTACCAAAATACAGTTGTTTTCCTGTTCAGAGACATAATctataaaacattcaaagtgGATGTCCCTTGCTTTTGGATAACTTGAAATGTCAAAATCCGTGCACAGTTTAATATttggaatgaaaatgaaaaataatgttaaattgAATGTCTGCTCGTTTAGCCTGGGAGACCAAACTCAGGATATGTGGTCATGAGAACAACGCGAGATTTCCTTGATGGCTAACGTGAACTGACTTGAACTAGCTGTGAAAACCACAGTGACACCGGTACTGGTGATCCACCTCCAGCTGCAAATCGTCCCTCCGGTGGTCTCCGTCTTATAGAGAGAAACGTATAAATAAACCACCCACAGAGGGGTCCTGTCTGCCGGCTTGAAGCGCCCTCCTTGCCCCTCGGACTGTCCGCTGCTCTCGTCCTTTAATCGGCCAGGTCAGTCGGTGTTACATCCGTCAGTTAGCTGTCTCTGGGGTTAGCTCGTCAAGCTAACTTCAACTAGCCCTACTCATCACCGCAGGTGTCAAGAGTACACTCTAAattcatcaatattttaaaaaggtgataatattttcattaatgGTGGTGTGAATAAGTGATAACAAGGCAACATGaagaaaatgatttacaaatattaaagtgaCAACATTGTCTTCCGTAGCTACCAGCTAATGCTAATTTTCAACAGTAGCAACACTGGTGGAAGCAGCTAGCATGCTAGCATTAGCAAATCGATGGTAGCAGGTTGTTTTGCTAACGTCAGTAGCTCATGTGTTGCTGACAGTTACAAGAAATGGTTTAGTACCACAGACACGGCCCATCGACTAGATTTGACACACCGTCTTTGACTGTTAGAGTTGGGAACAGTTATCTGAATAAACCCTGTCAATGTCTGCAGATAATGGTGTCTTATTTGGTATTCATGTGTTCATAGTTGATATTCATGTCAGGTACTTAGTGCAGTCATGTGGTTAGTACTGTAGTACACTTTGATGTAAGCAGTGGCGCTAACAATAACACGTGCCAGTTCAGGGtattttctgatcattttgCTGGTGGAGAGTTACTATGTATATTAACTCAACTACATAAGCGTTCAATTTAAaaggacttgtactttacttgagcattTACATGATTTGATTCTTTATCCTCCACTTAATTTCAGAGGTAGATATTTTCTTTATACTCTACTTCATTTATGTAATTAgatttgactttgactttgtatATACAGTCTTTTTAACATGAATACCTTAATAATTAacctttttgtttaataatgtaACTTTAattttttctgaaatgggccGCTATTCATAATGTGTAGTCTGCTTTACTTATTGGTCTTTAAGTATATCTAGATGTCGATGCATTtgctgtacttttacttttgtataattttctttttttacaactttttacttttatcttGACACTCACattagtaaagtaaaaatatttaagTACTTTATCCATCCCCGGTGACTAATCCGTCTCCCCTgatattaaacatgtttcaCTTGTTATTATAACTAACCAGACTGACGTTCCATATGTTGATCCAGATTCCCTCATGCTGATGTTTTCATGAGCTTTATACAGTTTTAATTGTGCAGTTAAAGGCCCTCCTTGCCTCCGGCccaaataaatcatatttattactTAAAGCTCTACAAAGATGTCAAGTTGTACTTTCGATTGAGAAGTACAGCTTGTGCTGGACGGTGAAACGCCAAAACGTAATTGGAGGAGCTAGTAACAGTTGGCTTGATCCTGACATGTCCTTAGTTTGGAAATATTTTATTCTTGTAATACATAAAAGCAAGAGAACTTGTATGGTGTGTAAATCTGCGTGGCTTCTTACATAATTTAATTTAGCATCTGCAAAAGTAGCATGTGAAGAACCCCAGGAGTTCATGCTAGCCAAATGCTAAGTATCTATATCTGCAGATATTCAAATTCAGGTATTGTTTCAGACCTGAAAAAAGTAGATGGAAACATCTATACATTTTATAGGCCAAgttattaacaaataaatacatatgattAGAAAACAATCTTCAGATTAATCAATGAGGAAACACTCATCACAATAGTCATTTTCACGAGACAGTATCGTGACCTTGGGTTGTTGTTTGTACGTATTGTGCAGCCTCATCCAGCCCCACTGTGGATCTTTAGCACCTCCGGCAGGACAGTGGCAGAGGCGGAGCCAGAGCCATCGGGGACCAGAGCAGCAGGCAGCAGGGCTCCATGAGCGCTAcggggcagcagcagcaagggGGTGGCCTGCGTTCTCGCCGAGGCCTTGGCCGGGACAAGGACCCTGGGCCGGGCCTGGGCATGGAGGCGGCCTGCTGGCTGGCCCCTGGAGTGCTGCGCAGGTTGATCGAGCTGCCCTCACCCCCCCTGTCCCGACACCAGCTCAAGAGACTGGAGGAGCACAGGTGAGTCAGCTGACTGAGACACACTCAGGGAAAACCTTACACGATAAGATGGAGCTTTATTTAGCATGACTCCTATATTGTGTAATCGTCATTATTTATGATAAATCTCTGGGGTAAAAATCCTCTCCTGGCTGTTGTTCCTCCCTGCAGGTACAGCAGTGCGGGGCGCTCCCTGCTGGAGCCGCTGATGCAGCGTTACTGGGAATGGTTGGTGGGACGGGTCCCCGCCTGGATTGCCCCCAACCTCATCACTATCATCGGCCTAGCCACCAATGTGTTCACCACCCTGGTGCTCATCTACTACTGCCCCACGGCCACTGAACAGGTCAGTGATCACTCGACAGTCTAAATCTTAAAATTGCTTCTTCATAATGGATTTGTATCTGTAATGATACTgtgaatataaaagaaaatattatgCAAATCACCATGAAAGGTAGCTGCAGGAAGggttttaatataaaacatctgcagtgtgttttaGTTAGTGTTTCCTGCAAAGGAGAATACATTAGAATAAAtccatgaataaaaacatattggagCAGCAGAGTTGATGGATTATAAATTGGCAGTTAGAGCAAATTAAAACAGACTCAGATGCAGAGAAACtgtttatatattgtaatatgAGATATTATCTTTCTCCTTGTATCAGCATTGAGGTATTTGGTCAGAAATATGATGATATTTGAGTATCTCCATATTGCCGAGCCCCAAAGCACAGAAACAGGGAGgctttttagatttttatatGAAAGtcttttactgtgtgtgtggtgtgtgtgtggtgtgtgtggtgtgtgtgtgtgtgtcttccaggCTCCTCTCTGGGCATACCTGCTGTGTGCTGTGGGTCTGTTCATCTACCAGTCGTTGGACGCCATTGATGGGAAGCAGGCGCGACGCACCAACAGCAGCTCTCCGCTGGGCGAGCTGTTCGACCACGGCTGTGACTCCCTCTCCACCGGTCAGTACTCTCCTGTTGGACTCTGTTCCACTTTGCCTTTATTCTGAAACCTTTACTCTAACTctaactgtgtttgtgtgtgtctgcagtgtttgTGGTGTTGGGAACCAGTATAGCCGTGCAGATGGGCACCAACCCGGACTGGATGTTCTTCTGCTGCTTCGCCGGGATGTTCATGTTCTACTGCGCACACTGGCAAACATATGTGTCGGGAACGCTGCGCTTCGGCATGTGAGTCAACAAAGCTGCcccttttttattaatgtttgaTGGTTTAAGTTCTGACGTTTTTATTTCACCTGAGTTAAATgattacaaacatgttttttggcAAAATCCTTGGTATTCATGCATTTAACAAAAGGTATAACATgcactattatttattttatcttaaatgttatattcattttaaaatgtaaattaataacAGAAACAATACCATAATAGAACATAAAGCTTTATCTTAGTGTTTTGTTGcataaaataagagaaaataaaattaaaaagcactttCTGAAAAAGCCGGGAAACATAGAATAACAATATAGAATACATAATAGTTATTAAAACAACaattcaaatgagaaaaacttaaatatatgtatatagaaTAGACTACATAAAACGTATATGAACAATATATCtctttgaaaaatgaaaggGCTGTACATTTTTTTGCAGAATTATACAAGAAATGTGTTATCCTTTTATTTTACTCAGTATAAAACACtgtgtattcatgtatttacctacaaacatttattcaaacaaaaaaggtgcCAAATTCTGTTCAAGACGCGCGCCAACATTGAAACTAAACTCAAATACTGAGTTAGAAAACTTCTAAAAACTCCACATTTCTAATACTTTATATGTataaacaaattataataacacatgcatttatttaatgtatcaCTTTAAGGTAGCTCAGAAACTTTGCCAAAAAAACgacaacatttctttaaagcatacaaacaaacaaacaaaccaacacatgcaaaaataaaagtgcatatattttttgtgtagATTTGACATAACAGaggtgcagatgtgtgtagcAGGATTATAGACGCTCACAGCATTGTGGGGCCCTGTCtgtggaggtcagaggtcgctGTGGAAGGAGACGCAGGGAGCCTGCGTCTCCTTCCACagcgacctctgacctccactCACATGTCTGTTCTGCTTTAAGCTGCAGCCAGTAAACACGGCTCTACTGTAACGTCAGCTGATCTCagaaatgctaacatgtttaGCTAATTCTGAATTGGATGATCAAAATATTAGATTTGACTTTACATAACCAGGTTAGACTTTAGATTTCCATGTGATTGAGTAGAGACTTACACCAGCCTGTGTAgttcaaatatttacattttccttattGAATAAACTATATTCCTAACTTAATTTTCTAACTCCTGTAAAAACAATGTAACTGCTCTGAAAACTGAAattcaatattatattttacagtgAGATCAGAAAAGCTGCAGTGTAATCTGTGCCTTTCTAGTAACATCTCTGCCCTCTGCCCCAGTCTCCGAAAAGGAAATGGATAGAAGTGATTGTGTGGTGGGCAAGTTGCTACAGGCTGTAAATGatcatgaaaatgtgtgttagaGCTCTATTGAACTTGCATGTCTAGACAGTCTTTCTGTCTAACATTGACGTGCTCAGAGTAAAGGGGCCAtattcagcttcatatttgtatttagtgtctctactgagacatgtctccatgctttaatgttcaaaagctctttatgtttctcatcctgcctgtgctgcagcacctcttttcaccctctgtctgaaaccagatcccagtctgctctgattggttagctgaacGTCTCTGTAatcaaccgctaagagatgttccgccccttagcctatcacgtataagGTGTGgaagcactagccaatagaagcaagagTGTTGTATAGTTATGTCACTTtgttacagaagaaaacaaaggagcccaatggaggcgtttcaggaaggGTTCATAGTGAGAcgaactccctctggagggaactgtgggattttagcctttgcagaacattgacatgcacagaaacctatagaacccactacaggagagggaagacCATTAAAACATGGCATGGCCTCTTTAAAGTCCTGAGTACTGTGCTGCTGGCAGTCGTCACTAATCCTCACCGTCCACTCTctgctttctcctccctctcagcATTGATGTGACTGAGGTGCAAATCTTCATAATAATCATGTATTTGCTGGCTGCCGTGGGAGGATCTGCTTTTTGGCAGTCACTGGTAATTGATGGGTTTTAATTCTTACAGAGTGAGATTAATGAGACTGATGATGCTGTAATTACCTAAATATGTTAATTGTGTCTTGCTTTAACATTATTGTGTAATGTTATTGTTATCAGAAAAGAAGAACTCATTTACCATTCTCTAAGACTACTCGTGATACTTTCACTGTAGATGCAAAGGTTTATTATCACAAGCTTCAGAAATAGATTGGAGATTAAAGTTTGATCAACACATATTTTGACGTAAATGTCcaatttgtattattgttcCTTCATGTTTGATATCTTGATTTCTAGATTCCGATACTAAATATCCAGATGAAAATGGTTCCCGCCATCTGCACTTTTTTAGGAGCCATCTTCTCCTGCACCAATTACTTCAGAGTTATTTTTACAGGAGGTGTGGGTAAAAACGGATCCACGATAGCAGTAAGTCtatcaaatattttataaacCAAGAGAGAAACCTCTATTTAGTAAAGAATGTTGTTAGggaatacattttagttttcattatatttgtatattctTTTTACAtccaaataacaaaaaaatggatGATatcctctgactcctctgtaATGAATGATatcctctgactcctctgtaATGAATGATatcctctgactcctctgtaATGTGTCTCAAGCTTGTTAGATCTTTTTATCTGCATG
It includes:
- the pth4 gene encoding parathyroid hormone 4, with protein sequence MRMSHRSVQWLAVMLLFIFTAARCQQNESRRAVSEHQLMHDRGRSIQSLKRLIWLSSAIEGLHTDQTRSAAFNPTKTLNMALNPALVSGAGSPQHTRVQSLLRDFFNPYLTQQSDREA
- the cept1b gene encoding choline/ethanolaminephosphotransferase 1b, which gives rise to MSATGQQQQGGGLRSRRGLGRDKDPGPGLGMEAACWLAPGVLRRLIELPSPPLSRHQLKRLEEHRYSSAGRSLLEPLMQRYWEWLVGRVPAWIAPNLITIIGLATNVFTTLVLIYYCPTATEQAPLWAYLLCAVGLFIYQSLDAIDGKQARRTNSSSPLGELFDHGCDSLSTVFVVLGTSIAVQMGTNPDWMFFCCFAGMFMFYCAHWQTYVSGTLRFGIIDVTEVQIFIIIMYLLAAVGGSAFWQSLIPILNIQMKMVPAICTFLGAIFSCTNYFRVIFTGGVGKNGSTIAGTSVLSPVLHIGSVIILAMMIYKKSAVQLFEKHPCLYILAFGCVSAKITNKLVVAHMTKSEMHLHDLAFLGPGLLFLNQYFNSFIDEYLVLWIALIISFFDLVRYCVSVCNQIACHLHIFVFKIAPCSVLSSAPH